In a single window of the Paenibacillus sp. MMS20-IR301 genome:
- a CDS encoding NAD(P)H-hydrate dehydratase — MDVVTAEQMRALDRETIERLGIPAIALMENAGRAIAEEVIALCRRRGKRSGVLAGHERGYGAEARGRSADGAGGAAENRRPGEVGASRAEQGYGAEASGWGGDGAGSVAGTREWGADGAGSVSGTRVGGAAGFTVSADPALALESAGSEHWLVLVGKGNNGGDGLAAARTLREAGIAVTLVYAAAPESLAGEAALQRDAAAALGLPAVVCGRDRLDFAACSGIVDALLGTGSAGAPRGAYAELIAAANASGKPVVSADIPSGLDADTGETHEPCIHAAVTVCLAFLKRGLLQYPGAEAAGRVVVRSIGIPAALARESGAEASLLTPEVLRTRLQVDVSRRRSPEGHKGTYGHVLLAAGSLRMSGAGLLAARAALRAGCGLVTWALPERLLPYVIGNVPEVMLAPVAGGSGEWNASTSAEVLRLSGSRDAIAVGPGLGRFASDTEWLRSLWEGTGSPMVIDADALNILADAGYGSWSRRQQVILTPHPGEMARLAGISTAEVQRDRIGIALSYAREHGVILVLKGAHTVIATPEGQAYINITGHPGMGTGGAGDVLTGIISGLLAQGLNAAQAAAFGVYLHGLAGERAALKRNNPAAVIAGDIIEAL; from the coding sequence GCACTGGACCGGGAGACGATCGAGCGGCTGGGCATACCGGCAATTGCCCTGATGGAGAACGCCGGGCGGGCAATTGCCGAGGAGGTTATTGCCCTGTGCCGGCGGCGCGGGAAGCGCAGCGGGGTCTTGGCGGGGCATGAGCGGGGATACGGAGCGGAAGCCCGCGGACGAAGTGCTGATGGAGCGGGAGGAGCGGCGGAGAATCGCAGACCGGGTGAAGTTGGAGCAAGCAGGGCAGAGCAGGGATACGGGGCAGAAGCCAGCGGATGGGGAGGAGATGGTGCAGGCTCAGTGGCGGGAACCCGCGAATGGGGTGCAGATGGAGCAGGCTCAGTGTCGGGAACCCGCGTAGGGGGTGCTGCGGGGTTTACGGTCAGCGCCGATCCGGCGCTGGCGCTTGAATCTGCCGGCAGCGAGCACTGGCTCGTCCTCGTCGGCAAAGGCAACAACGGCGGCGACGGGCTCGCCGCCGCCAGGACCCTGCGTGAGGCCGGCATCGCCGTCACGCTGGTGTACGCGGCCGCGCCGGAGTCGCTGGCCGGCGAAGCCGCGCTGCAGCGGGATGCCGCTGCAGCACTGGGCCTCCCTGCCGTGGTCTGCGGCAGGGACCGGCTTGACTTTGCCGCATGCAGCGGCATCGTAGATGCGCTGCTCGGCACCGGCAGCGCGGGTGCCCCGCGCGGTGCCTATGCGGAGCTGATTGCCGCCGCCAACGCCAGCGGCAAACCGGTTGTGTCCGCGGACATCCCGAGCGGGCTGGACGCGGACACGGGGGAGACGCATGAGCCGTGCATACATGCGGCGGTGACGGTCTGCCTCGCGTTCCTCAAACGCGGGCTGCTCCAGTATCCCGGCGCGGAAGCCGCCGGGCGGGTAGTGGTCCGCTCCATCGGCATCCCCGCTGCCCTGGCCCGTGAGAGCGGCGCCGAGGCCAGCCTGCTGACGCCGGAAGTGCTGCGGACACGCCTGCAGGTTGACGTGTCGCGCCGCCGCTCGCCGGAGGGCCACAAGGGCACATACGGGCATGTCCTGCTCGCGGCGGGAAGCCTGCGCATGAGCGGCGCCGGCCTGCTGGCAGCCCGCGCTGCGCTGCGCGCCGGCTGCGGGCTGGTGACCTGGGCGCTGCCGGAAAGGCTGCTGCCCTATGTGATCGGCAATGTGCCGGAGGTGATGCTGGCCCCGGTTGCCGGCGGCAGCGGGGAATGGAATGCCTCTACGTCTGCTGAAGTGCTGCGGCTAAGCGGAAGCCGCGACGCGATAGCTGTCGGCCCCGGCCTTGGCCGGTTCGCAAGTGATACAGAATGGCTCCGCAGCCTGTGGGAGGGGACCGGGTCCCCGATGGTCATTGATGCAGATGCGCTGAATATACTCGCGGATGCCGGATACGGCTCATGGAGCCGCCGCCAGCAGGTAATTCTGACACCGCATCCCGGAGAGATGGCGCGGCTGGCCGGGATCTCCACAGCTGAAGTGCAGCGGGACCGCATTGGAATAGCTCTGTCTTATGCCAGGGAGCATGGCGTAATTCTTGTGCTGAAGGGTGCCCATACCGTCATTGCTACGCCGGAAGGGCAGGCATATATTAATATTACAGGCCATCCGGGTATGGGAACCGGAGGCGCGGGCGATGTATTGACCGGAATCATCTCCGGCCTGCTGGCCCAGGGCCTGAATGCTGCACAAGCGGCAGCATTCGGAGTCTATCTCCACGGGCTGGCCGGGGAACGGGCTGCCCTGAAGCGGAATAATCCGGCGGCCGTAATCGCCGGGGATATCATTGAGGCGCTGTAA
- a CDS encoding GNAT family N-acetyltransferase, whose protein sequence is MASEDYEVAYHLWENTPGMGLSSADKPADIVRFLERNPGISQVCLNEDGTLAGTALCGHDGRRGYMYHVAVSSSCRGSGAGREMVTRCLGRLREEGITKCHLMVIEKNDLGRSFWSSVGWQLRDDIVLFSCNS, encoded by the coding sequence ATGGCTTCAGAAGATTATGAAGTGGCTTATCATTTGTGGGAGAATACGCCAGGTATGGGGCTTAGCTCAGCGGACAAGCCTGCGGATATAGTACGGTTCCTGGAACGAAATCCGGGCATCAGCCAGGTATGTCTTAACGAGGACGGCACACTCGCGGGCACGGCACTATGCGGGCATGACGGACGCAGGGGATACATGTATCATGTGGCTGTCAGCAGCAGCTGCCGGGGAAGCGGGGCCGGACGCGAAATGGTAACACGCTGTCTCGGCAGATTACGGGAAGAAGGCATAACGAAATGCCATCTGATGGTAATTGAGAAGAATGACCTGGGGCGCAGCTTCTGGTCATCTGTAGGCTGGCAGCTGCGGGATGATATTGTGCTCTTTTCCTGTAACAGCTGA
- the sdaAA gene encoding L-serine ammonia-lyase, iron-sulfur-dependent, subunit alpha: MNFQTLSQLAVLCEERGLGIGELMIEEQSAESGRSKEQEFATMSQYYGVMKEAVHRGMTEDTTSRSGLTGLDAQRVAAYNAADEPCLGGPAGQAMAYALAVSEVNASMGRIIATPTAGSCGIIPGVFLSCQERFGWDDDFMVTGLFAAGAIGYVIANNSFVSGAEGGCQAEVGSAIGMAAGALTEMRGGTPAQAVHAVGLALKNTLGLICDPVGGLVEIPCIVRNGFGAVTALAAADMALAGVRSVIPSDEVIKVMLEVGSAMPEKHRETAEGGLAQTPTGRQIMKDLRNKK, translated from the coding sequence ATGAATTTTCAAACCCTCAGCCAGCTGGCTGTATTATGTGAAGAACGGGGACTCGGCATCGGTGAGCTGATGATCGAGGAACAAAGCGCTGAATCCGGACGCTCCAAAGAACAGGAATTCGCCACCATGAGCCAGTATTACGGCGTAATGAAAGAGGCGGTTCACCGCGGCATGACAGAAGATACCACTTCGCGCAGCGGCCTGACTGGTCTGGACGCCCAGCGGGTCGCTGCATATAACGCGGCAGATGAGCCATGTCTTGGCGGTCCTGCCGGCCAGGCGATGGCGTATGCTCTCGCTGTCTCGGAAGTGAACGCGTCCATGGGGCGGATTATTGCTACACCAACTGCAGGGTCCTGCGGAATTATTCCCGGTGTGTTTCTGAGCTGTCAGGAACGCTTCGGCTGGGATGATGATTTTATGGTGACCGGTTTATTCGCTGCCGGAGCTATCGGGTATGTGATTGCCAACAATTCGTTTGTATCAGGAGCGGAAGGCGGCTGCCAGGCTGAGGTCGGCTCGGCTATCGGGATGGCGGCGGGTGCCCTTACAGAAATGCGCGGGGGTACACCGGCCCAGGCCGTACATGCCGTAGGTCTGGCACTGAAGAACACCCTGGGGCTGATCTGTGATCCGGTAGGCGGGCTTGTTGAGATTCCCTGTATTGTCCGTAACGGCTTCGGTGCGGTTACAGCGCTGGCTGCGGCAGATATGGCCCTGGCCGGTGTCCGCAGCGTCATTCCGTCTGATGAAGTGATCAAGGTGATGCTGGAGGTAGGCTCCGCCATGCCTGAGAAGCACCGCGAGACGGCAGAAGGCGGGCTGGCCCAGACTCCT
- the sdaAB gene encoding L-serine ammonia-lyase, iron-sulfur-dependent subunit beta, which translates to MRFKDVFSIIGPAMVGPSSSHTAGAARIGRAARQVLGELPREAEVTFFGSFAATYQGHGTDRAIAGGLLDFATDDHRLPDSIELAEEAGMQISFGQGTGLFPHPNTVRLRLVGKESGTELTLTGISIGGGNIEIVDIDGFGVKLTGMYPTVLIRHMDYLGVLASVTEVMRQGQFNIGHMSLDRKNRSGAALTVLELDEAATAELLQNLRALPAVATVTVVDLNDNVSDEKGKDITS; encoded by the coding sequence ATGCGGTTTAAAGATGTTTTCTCAATTATAGGTCCGGCAATGGTCGGGCCTTCAAGTTCGCATACAGCGGGGGCGGCGCGGATCGGCAGGGCGGCAAGGCAGGTTCTGGGGGAGCTGCCGCGGGAGGCGGAGGTTACTTTCTTCGGTTCTTTTGCGGCTACGTATCAGGGCCATGGCACAGACCGGGCCATTGCCGGCGGCCTGCTTGATTTCGCTACCGATGACCACCGGCTGCCGGACTCCATAGAGCTTGCGGAGGAAGCGGGAATGCAGATTTCCTTCGGCCAGGGAACGGGGCTGTTTCCTCATCCCAATACAGTCCGCCTGCGGCTTGTCGGCAAGGAAAGCGGAACCGAATTGACACTGACCGGGATTTCGATCGGCGGCGGCAATATCGAGATTGTGGATATCGACGGATTCGGTGTGAAGCTTACCGGTATGTATCCGACCGTGCTGATTCGTCATATGGATTATCTCGGCGTGCTGGCGAGCGTGACGGAAGTCATGCGGCAGGGCCAGTTCAATATCGGGCATATGTCGCTGGACCGCAAGAACCGCAGCGGCGCAGCCCTGACAGTACTTGAGCTGGATGAGGCGGCGACAGCGGAGCTGCTGCAGAATCTGCGGGCTTTGCCGGCGGTAGCCACAGTTACAGTGGTAGATTTGAACGATAATGTAAGCGATGAGAAAGGGAAGGACATTACATCATGA